In Polaromonas sp. JS666, one genomic interval encodes:
- a CDS encoding LysM peptidoglycan-binding domain-containing protein, translated as MQTIFGRFSHISIAASLVGTALWGVTPGLQAQNFPITPGQKATATQVAEAGVPLSELAPNAPDEYTVKRGDTLWAISGMFLKSPWRWPELWGMNLQDIRNPHRIYPGQQLYLDKTGGRATLRARQAADGPPTDTIRVSPRTRSEALADAAIPTLPANVIEPFLAEPLIVDAATFATAPRIVAAQEGRVLLSRGDRAYARGAYSDGVTGKTLSDAKGEPLDYRVFRNATPLKDPTTKEILGYEAQFVGKAELVRGESSHSASSDGKTPAEIVPATIDIVVAKEEMRVGDRLIAEPPRELLSYVPHAPVLPMEGQIVSVYGSAVQYAAENQVVVINRGIQDGLERGNVMAILKNGERLTDRTDQAKPQIKLPNERNGLLMVFKTFDKLSYALVLQIVDGVKVGDRFVNPN; from the coding sequence ATGCAAACTATTTTTGGTCGTTTCAGTCATATTTCAATAGCCGCCTCCCTGGTCGGCACGGCCCTCTGGGGTGTCACCCCCGGCCTTCAGGCGCAGAATTTCCCCATCACCCCCGGCCAGAAGGCCACGGCCACCCAGGTTGCCGAGGCCGGCGTTCCCCTCAGCGAGCTGGCACCCAATGCGCCGGACGAGTACACCGTCAAGCGGGGCGACACGCTATGGGCCATTTCGGGCATGTTCCTGAAAAGCCCATGGCGCTGGCCCGAACTCTGGGGCATGAACCTGCAGGACATCCGGAATCCGCACCGTATTTACCCCGGCCAGCAGCTTTACCTGGACAAGACCGGCGGACGTGCCACGCTGCGCGCACGCCAGGCGGCAGACGGCCCGCCCACCGATACCATCCGTGTCTCGCCCCGGACCCGCTCCGAAGCACTGGCTGACGCGGCGATCCCGACCTTGCCGGCCAATGTGATCGAGCCCTTCCTGGCCGAACCCCTGATTGTGGATGCAGCCACCTTCGCCACCGCTCCGCGCATTGTGGCCGCCCAGGAAGGCCGCGTCCTGCTGAGTCGGGGCGACCGCGCCTACGCACGCGGCGCTTACAGCGATGGCGTCACCGGCAAAACCCTGAGTGATGCCAAAGGCGAACCGCTGGACTACCGCGTGTTTCGCAATGCCACGCCCCTCAAAGACCCCACCACCAAGGAAATCCTGGGCTACGAAGCCCAGTTTGTCGGCAAAGCCGAACTGGTTCGCGGCGAATCGAGCCACAGCGCCAGCAGCGACGGCAAGACGCCCGCCGAAATCGTGCCTGCCACCATCGACATCGTGGTTGCCAAGGAAGAAATGCGGGTGGGCGATCGCCTGATTGCCGAGCCGCCGCGTGAACTGCTCAGTTACGTGCCCCATGCGCCCGTCCTGCCGATGGAGGGCCAGATCGTCTCTGTCTATGGCAGCGCAGTCCAGTACGCCGCAGAAAACCAGGTGGTGGTCATCAACCGGGGCATCCAGGACGGGCTGGAGCGCGGCAATGTGATGGCCATCCTCAAGAATGGCGAGCGCCTGACCGATCGCACCGATCAGGCCAAGCCCCAGATCAAGCTGCCCAACGAGCGCAACGGCCTGCTGATGGTTTTCAAGACCTTCGACAAGCTGTCCTACGCGCTGGTGCTGCAAATCGTTGACGGCGTCAAGGTAGGTGACCGTTTCGTCAACCCCAACTGA
- the def gene encoding peptide deformylase, protein MTQLTILRYPDPRLHTIAKPVGAVDARLRQLASDMFDTMYEAAGIGLAATQVDVHERLIVIDVSEDRDQPLVLINPEILWASPETRVGDEGCLSVPGIYDGVERSVAVKVQALDLDGKLQVHAAEGMLAVCIQHEMDHLMGKVFVEYLSPLKRNRIKTKMIKQKKDEERESAR, encoded by the coding sequence ATGACTCAATTGACCATCCTCCGTTATCCCGACCCGCGTTTACACACGATTGCCAAACCCGTGGGCGCCGTAGATGCCCGCCTGCGCCAGCTTGCCAGCGACATGTTTGACACCATGTATGAAGCGGCAGGCATCGGCCTGGCAGCCACGCAGGTCGATGTGCACGAGCGCCTGATTGTGATCGACGTGAGCGAAGACCGCGACCAACCCCTGGTCCTGATCAACCCCGAGATCCTGTGGGCCAGCCCCGAAACCCGGGTGGGCGACGAGGGCTGCCTGTCGGTGCCCGGCATTTATGACGGCGTCGAGCGCTCGGTCGCGGTCAAGGTGCAGGCGCTGGATCTGGACGGCAAGCTGCAGGTTCATGCCGCCGAGGGCATGCTGGCGGTCTGTATCCAGCATGAGATGGATCACCTGATGGGCAAGGTGTTCGTGGAATACCTGTCTCCCTTGAAGCGCAACCGCATCAAGACCAAGATGATCAAGCAGAAAAAAGACGAGGAGCGGGAGTCCGCCCGCTGA
- a CDS encoding DUF1631 family protein translates to MAPSNKKNTLLVEQARALFTERAAGILPELAKAIQNRLAALRDEPGGAREMQDRREAWQAFQKSSSAWVRGTTRAWTEAQSVPHAGGQAKFTNSSIKFELMGNEVMEDKILASRLALRLLDVASWELNDLRLRVQNLEGIAELHKQDILRPEVLAQHLVEQWGQALLPRDLWLTVQDLIQKNLAAHLLETYRATNEFLVQQGVMAEIDLRGLVKRTPSAPGTNAPSETAAEQARSHEQSGGSGSGSGSGSGSGSGSGSGSGSGSGSGSGSGSGSGSGSGGQGRGGAARGAETSTSGHQIHEETRMQTATTPLARARMRAQGVMGHLKRLLSDQVAGFDDTRSHQASPRLAQAMATVQRAEESSHERTLLLDAPGQVYDQTHVDRAAGVLRERTSALKQAASTSSEKATIEIVALMFQSILAEDRIPPAIRVWFARLQMPVLRVAISEPEFFGSLQHPTRRLIDRMGSCVLGFDVTVSGGAMEAEIRRVVQVIEQYPETGRRVFQLVYDEFEKFLSKFLSEQGSAARVVSVAQQVEQKETMVIQYTIEMRSMLNDMPVRSEIREFLFKVWAEVLAIAAMKNGPQHTETITLKQAAADLVWAASAKPNRNDRARVIADLPKLLQLLRLGMSMLGLATPDQDQHLKVISDTLADAFMSKTDAISMERIDAMAKRLANLEDYLSDEDVGDLPLDTESLVTMIGIDAADIEVITDGGSQPTEAMRAWVQELQLGSWFSLDHSGKISHVQFAWCSDRKQLHLFAASDGRNFLIQARRLAAYMQAGLLVPTEEEALTVRATRDALAKLDANPERLLS, encoded by the coding sequence GTGGCTCCAAGTAACAAAAAGAACACTCTTCTGGTCGAGCAGGCACGTGCTTTGTTCACGGAGCGTGCCGCAGGAATATTGCCCGAGCTGGCCAAAGCCATTCAAAACCGGCTGGCGGCATTGAGGGACGAACCGGGTGGCGCCCGCGAAATGCAGGACCGGCGCGAAGCCTGGCAGGCCTTCCAGAAAAGCAGTTCAGCCTGGGTCCGCGGCACCACGCGCGCATGGACCGAAGCCCAATCCGTCCCGCATGCGGGTGGCCAGGCAAAATTCACGAACAGCAGCATCAAATTTGAGCTCATGGGCAATGAGGTGATGGAGGACAAGATTCTCGCCTCTCGCCTGGCCCTGCGCCTGCTCGATGTTGCGAGCTGGGAGCTCAACGATCTCCGCCTGCGGGTGCAGAACCTCGAAGGTATTGCCGAGCTGCACAAGCAGGACATCCTGCGGCCCGAAGTACTGGCGCAGCACCTGGTTGAACAGTGGGGCCAGGCGCTTTTGCCGCGGGACCTGTGGCTGACGGTTCAGGACCTCATCCAGAAAAACCTGGCTGCGCATTTGCTCGAGACCTATCGCGCCACCAACGAGTTCCTGGTTCAGCAGGGTGTGATGGCTGAAATCGATCTGCGGGGACTCGTCAAACGCACACCTTCTGCCCCGGGGACGAATGCGCCCTCAGAAACAGCTGCTGAGCAGGCCAGGAGTCATGAACAATCTGGCGGCAGCGGCAGCGGCAGCGGCAGCGGCAGCGGCAGCGGCAGCGGCAGCGGCAGCGGCAGCGGCAGCGGCAGCGGCAGCGGCAGCGGCAGCGGCAGCGGCAGCGGCAGCGGCAGCGGCGGCCAAGGCAGGGGCGGTGCAGCACGGGGAGCGGAGACTTCGACCTCGGGCCACCAAATCCATGAAGAAACGCGTATGCAGACCGCGACCACGCCCTTGGCCAGAGCGCGTATGCGGGCTCAGGGCGTGATGGGGCACCTCAAGCGTCTGCTGTCCGATCAGGTGGCCGGTTTTGATGACACGCGGTCCCACCAGGCCTCCCCGCGACTGGCCCAGGCCATGGCCACAGTGCAACGGGCGGAAGAAAGCAGCCATGAGCGCACCTTGCTGCTGGATGCGCCGGGCCAGGTGTATGACCAGACGCATGTCGACCGTGCAGCTGGCGTACTGCGGGAACGTACCAGCGCACTGAAGCAGGCCGCATCTACTTCATCGGAAAAGGCGACGATTGAAATCGTCGCCTTGATGTTCCAGAGCATCCTGGCCGAGGACCGGATTCCGCCCGCAATACGTGTCTGGTTTGCGCGGCTTCAAATGCCTGTGCTGCGGGTCGCAATTTCCGAGCCGGAGTTTTTTGGCTCCCTGCAACATCCCACGCGCCGGCTGATTGACCGCATGGGCTCCTGCGTGCTGGGGTTCGACGTCACGGTGTCCGGCGGCGCCATGGAGGCGGAGATCCGGCGGGTCGTGCAGGTGATCGAGCAGTATCCCGAAACCGGGCGGCGGGTGTTTCAGCTGGTCTATGACGAGTTCGAGAAGTTCCTGTCCAAATTTCTATCGGAACAGGGAAGTGCCGCGCGCGTGGTGAGCGTAGCCCAGCAGGTCGAGCAAAAAGAGACCATGGTCATCCAGTACACCATTGAGATGCGCAGCATGCTCAATGACATGCCGGTCCGCAGTGAAATCCGCGAATTCCTGTTCAAGGTCTGGGCTGAAGTCCTGGCCATTGCGGCGATGAAAAACGGCCCCCAGCACACCGAAACCATCACGCTCAAGCAGGCCGCGGCTGATCTGGTCTGGGCCGCCAGCGCCAAGCCAAACCGCAACGACCGTGCCCGTGTGATTGCCGACTTGCCCAAGCTGCTGCAACTCCTGCGCCTGGGCATGTCCATGCTTGGCCTGGCGACGCCTGACCAGGATCAGCATCTGAAGGTCATCAGCGACACGCTGGCCGATGCGTTCATGTCGAAAACCGACGCGATTTCGATGGAGCGGATCGATGCCATGGCCAAGCGCCTGGCCAATCTGGAGGACTATTTGTCGGACGAGGATGTCGGTGATCTGCCGCTCGACACCGAGAGCCTGGTCACCATGATCGGCATTGATGCGGCCGATATCGAGGTGATCACCGATGGCGGCAGCCAGCCCACGGAAGCGATGCGCGCCTGGGTCCAGGAACTGCAACTGGGAAGCTGGTTCAGTCTGGACCACAGCGGAAAAATCAGCCATGTTCAGTTTGCCTGGTGCAGTGATCGCAAGCAGCTGCATTTGTTTGCGGCGTCCGATGGCCGCAACTTCCTGATCCAGGCGCGTCGCCTGGCCGCCTACATGCAAGCTGGTTTGCTGGTGCCAACCGAAGAAGAGGCGCTCACAGTGCGCGCCACGCGCGATGCCCTGGCCAAGCTGGACGCCAATCCGGAGCGCCTTCTCAGCTAA
- the dprA gene encoding DNA-processing protein DprA: MDTQELRAWLRLTLTPGVGNETARQLLATFGSAQAVFGQTTATLRALGSERLASAIQTEPAQLGKLLQTTLDWLQQADDRRVATLGDAGYPSALLNIEDPPLMLYMMGSLVRSSQAAAQGMANNLAIVGSRNPTPQGEANARQFAKALSGAGLCIVSGLALGIDGAAHDGALLGGGQTIAVVGTGLDRVYPKRHLALAHRIAQQGMLISEFPLGTPPLTPNFPKRNRIISGLSRGTLVVEAALQSGSLITARLAAEQGKEVFAIPGSIHSPQSRGCHALIKQGAKLVEVAQDILEELNLPLPGAATSRHTSGQTVDDAEDPLMTALGFDAVSLDALQARTGLDTARLQADLLELELSGQVTRLPGGLFQRMAAS, from the coding sequence TTGGACACACAAGAACTCCGCGCCTGGTTGCGCCTGACCCTGACGCCCGGTGTTGGCAACGAGACCGCGCGCCAGCTGCTGGCCACGTTCGGATCTGCCCAGGCGGTTTTCGGTCAGACCACGGCCACCTTGCGGGCGCTGGGCTCCGAGCGGCTCGCCAGCGCCATTCAGACGGAACCCGCGCAACTGGGCAAGCTGCTGCAGACCACACTGGACTGGCTGCAACAGGCCGACGACCGCCGTGTAGCCACCCTGGGGGATGCCGGCTACCCGTCGGCCCTGCTCAACATCGAAGACCCCCCTTTGATGCTCTACATGATGGGCAGCCTGGTCAGATCGTCGCAGGCAGCCGCACAGGGCATGGCAAACAACCTGGCCATCGTCGGCAGCCGCAATCCCACGCCGCAGGGCGAGGCGAATGCCCGGCAGTTTGCAAAAGCACTGAGCGGCGCAGGCCTGTGCATCGTGTCCGGTCTGGCGCTGGGCATAGACGGCGCCGCTCATGACGGGGCCCTGCTCGGAGGCGGGCAGACGATTGCCGTGGTGGGCACCGGACTCGACCGGGTTTATCCGAAGCGGCACCTGGCCCTGGCGCACCGCATTGCGCAGCAAGGGATGCTCATCAGCGAATTCCCGCTGGGCACGCCGCCGCTGACGCCCAACTTTCCGAAGCGCAACCGCATCATCTCCGGGCTGTCCCGGGGGACGCTGGTGGTGGAAGCGGCGCTGCAATCGGGCTCGCTGATCACGGCGCGGCTGGCGGCAGAGCAGGGCAAAGAGGTTTTTGCCATTCCCGGCTCGATTCATTCGCCCCAGTCTCGCGGTTGCCATGCGCTGATCAAGCAGGGCGCCAAGCTGGTCGAGGTGGCACAAGATATCCTCGAAGAGTTGAATCTGCCACTGCCCGGCGCGGCCACCAGCCGACACACGTCCGGGCAGACGGTGGACGATGCCGAAGACCCGCTCATGACTGCGCTGGGCTTTGACGCCGTCAGCCTGGACGCCCTGCAGGCCAGGACCGGGCTGGACACTGCCCGGCTTCAGGCGGACCTGCTGGAGCTTGAGCTCAGCGGCCAGGTCACACGCCTGCCAGGGGGCTTGTTCCAGCGCATGGCGGCTAGCTAG
- a CDS encoding DUF494 domain-containing protein, translating into MFEVLVYVYENYWQGDACPELQKLGRKLTAAGFDAEEIQAALVWLEGLNTAAQGTQINLPAKTSSGLADVTIAASALFQPQSANSLRIFSVSEQMHLGAQCLGFINFLETSGVLPPHMREIVIDRAMAAPGDPVTLDDLKIIVLMVYWSFGEEPDALVLDELCDDTEGRLAH; encoded by the coding sequence ATGTTTGAAGTACTGGTGTACGTTTACGAGAATTACTGGCAAGGTGATGCCTGCCCCGAACTTCAAAAACTGGGGCGCAAACTCACCGCGGCAGGATTCGATGCCGAAGAGATCCAGGCGGCCCTGGTATGGCTTGAGGGCCTGAATACGGCGGCCCAAGGCACGCAGATCAACCTTCCCGCCAAGACTTCTTCCGGCCTTGCTGACGTCACGATTGCTGCCTCTGCCCTCTTTCAGCCGCAGTCGGCCAACAGCCTGCGAATTTTTTCGGTGTCCGAGCAGATGCATCTGGGTGCCCAATGCCTGGGATTCATCAATTTCCTGGAGACCTCGGGCGTTCTGCCTCCGCACATGCGGGAGATTGTCATTGACCGCGCGATGGCAGCTCCGGGTGACCCGGTCACGCTGGATGACCTGAAAATTATCGTCCTGATGGTGTACTGGAGTTTTGGCGAGGAGCCCGATGCACTGGTTCTTGACGAATTGTGCGACGACACGGAAGGTCGGCTTGCGCACTGA